The following proteins are encoded in a genomic region of Montipora foliosa isolate CH-2021 chromosome 10, ASM3666993v2, whole genome shotgun sequence:
- the LOC137974293 gene encoding uncharacterized protein — MADESEDEACKQGEASSENEEGEIEAKEEEKMKNMMLSLEITIHLQMEEEKEKGLFCKDAGNYRTCRRWSCCCRRNSCSVYSNSCLGCFWVRSIRRCCWIGGSGCAVFVLRWICRFWESICSVPECRGHWCHKYCNNWSHWWNNWTRGK; from the exons ATGGCAGACGAGAGTGAAGACGAAGCGTGTAAGCAAGGCGAGGCATCATCTGAAAAC GAAGAAGGAGAAATAGAagcaaaagaagaggaaaagatGAAGAATATGATGTTAAGCCTGGAGATAACGAtccatctgcaaatg gaggaggagaaggaaaagggtCTTTTTTGCAAAGACGCTGGCAATTACCGGACTTGCAGGCGTTGGAGCTGCTGCTGTAGGCGTAATAGCTGCTCGGTTTATAGCAACAGCTGCCTTGGGTGCTTTTGGGTTCGGAGCATCAGGCGTTGCTGCTGGATCGGCGGCAGCGGCTGTGCAGTCTTCGTTCTTCGGTGGATATGTCGCTTCTGGGAGTCTATTTGCTCTGTGCCAGAGTGCAGGGGCCACTGGTGTCATAAGTACTGCAACAACTGGTCTCATTGGTGGAACAACTGGACTCGCGG